The Paenibacillus sp. FSL H7-0357 nucleotide sequence ATAGCGGATGAGCAGACGCATATACTCCTGGCGCAAATAAGGCATGCTCTCCCGCAGCTTCTGCTCCATCCCCCGCATCTGTTCGGCCTGGGAGCGTTCCCGCTCCAGCATCTCTTTGGCTTTCAGAACCGATTCAAGCACCTGAGGCTTGGTAAAAGGCTTGACGATCAGGTCAAAGGCCCCAAGCTTCACCGCTTCCTGGGCATATGTGAAATCGGAGTAGCCCGTCAGGAAAATCAGCTTGATGTCCGGCTGCTCCGCCTGAATGATCCGCATCATCTCAAGTCCGTCGGTGAACGGCATGCGGATGTCGGTCAACACAATATCAGGCCGGTGCTTGCGGATCTGCATTAGCCCTTCTTCTCCATCGGCCGCTGTTGCTGCAACTATAATGCCGTGCTCCTCCCAGGGAATTCGCTGTGACAGGCCCCGGACAACGGCCGGGATATCGTCAACAATACATATTTTAATAGGTTCAGTGTGGTTCAGGATAAACTCCACCTTCCATTGGAAATGTGAGAACCGCTTCGGTTTCGATAAGTGGACGGCTGCAGAAGGATAATCCGGCCTCCTTGCCGTAATACAGCTGCAACCGGCTGCAAATATTGGACAGGGCGTACCCTCCGCTGCCGACAGGCTCCTTCAGCCGGGCATTCAGCTTCTCCGCATCCATGCCCGCCCCGTTGTCGGTTACCCGGATTACAAGATTGTGCGCCTCCACTGCCACGGAGATCCGAATCATCCCCCCGTTCCGCAGCTCCTTCAGCCCATGCAGAATGGAATTCTCCACGAGAGGCTGAATGATAATCTTCAGCACGGGAAGCTCCAGCAGCTCCGGCCCGGCGGTTATCGTATACTCGAACAGTCCCTCGTAGCATTGCTGCTGGAGGTTCAGGTACTGGCGGACATGCTCCAGCTCCCTGCCCAGAGTCGTAATTTCCTGCCCGTTGTTCAGGCCCAGCCGGAACAGGGCGGACAGAGAAATCACCATCTGCTTCACATCTTCATATTCATCCATTTCGCATTTCCAGAAGATTGTATTCAGTGTGTTATATAAAAAATGGGGCTCAATCTGCGCCTGCAGCGCTTTGATCTCCGCTTTCCGCTTTTCTTTTTCCGTATCCTTGACTTCAAGAATCAGCTCGCCGATCCGGTCCAGCATCTGGTTGAATTTACGGCCCGCTTCCCCGATCTCATCCTGAAACGGACTCTGGAAACGGGCGCCCAGATCCTCCTGCTCCACCCGCGACATCGTTTTCTGCAGCTTCAGCAGCGGCCCAAGCAGCAGTGCGGACAAATATCTCGCCAGCAGCAGCGCGATCACAATACAGACAGCCATGATCATCAGCACCAGCCACTGAATGCTGCGCACAGGCTGGAGCAGCTCCTTCTTCGACTGGTAGCTGACCAGCAGCCAGTCGTCCGCATACCGTGATTCGGCATAGCTGACCAGCATCGGCCCGCCGCCGGCGGAATACTCGAAATTACCGCTTTTTGCTTCAAGCAGCTTGTCCATAAATGCCGCCGAGCGTGACCATTCCGGCCGCTCTTTGTCTCCGAAGACACTTGCCCCCGTCTTATTGATCAGCAGAAACTTTGCGCTGCCGAGGCTGGCACCTCCGCTGACCGTATCTTCCAGGATGTCCTCCTTTACATTGACGGTCAAAAAGACATCCGGCACATAATTCTCCGTAAGCGGCTGCAGCAGCAGGGAAATGACCTGATGCTTTCCGGCGAACAACTCATCCTGGTGGCTCTCCACCCAGTTCGATTCCGGATTGTCCTTGATCCGCTTATACAGCAAAGACTCCATAAATGGAGTCGCTGTTCTGCGCAGATTGCCGGCGGAATAGAAATCCCCGTCCGGCGTACTGATCAGTATAGATTCAATGGAGTTCTCCGTCAGTTCTGCCTGTGTAAAGGGGCCTTGCAGCAAGGAGAAATTGGCGAAAAACCGGTCTGTGTTATGCGCTTGTATGTCCCTTATGGTCTGCTTGTACGCTTCACTCAGCATCATCGTGGAGGAAGCCACAATAATCTGCTTCAGCTTCTGGTCCAGCACGTTGACCGACTGGTTCAGCACATTGCGGTTCAGGTCGATGGAGTTGCGCTCCATAGCCCGCGAAGCAATCGAGTAGGCCCACAGGCCGGTAATAGAGATGCAAAAGACTGTCAGTGCGGTAAACGACAGCCATATTCTTTTCTTCAGCGAGGTCCGGTAAAGCCAGGCCTTCAGCATGGTTCCACATCCTTTGTTGACCGGCCGCCCGGAGAATCGCTGCGTTAGCCTCAGCCCTTTACAGAGCCAGCCGTCATCTGCATGAATGATTTGTTAGCAAAAATATAGACAATAATCATCGGCAGCATGGACAAACATGCGCCGGCAAGCATTAACTGGGGCTGCGCCGCATCCCCGATACCGTATTTCAGCCCGGCCAAACCTACGGTCAGTGTCTGCAAGGCAGGCTGCGTCATAGTAAATACCAGCGGCAGAATATATTCATTCCATGCGCCGCGGAAGGTCCAGAGCGCAGTCACCCCCAGCGCGGGCGTCAGGAGCGGCAAGATAACACGAAAGTATACGCTATAGAAGTTGCAGCCGTCAATAAACGCCGCCTCGTCAAGTTCCTTCGGGATCGCCCGCACAAAACCGATCAACATAAAGAATGCGGTCGCATGGGCACTGATCAGAATGATGATGACGCCCCAGAGCGATTTTTGCAGATGAAGCGATACCATAAGATCAAACTGGGGACGCAGCACGACAGCACCGATAGAGATAAACAGAGTGCAGGACTGAATGATCACATACAGCCGTTTCCCGTAGAAATCAACCCTCGCTACCGCATAAGCGGCCATTGTTCCTATCAATAGAGTGCCTATAGTAGTAAATGTGCTGATAAATACGCTGTTCCAGGTGAAGCGTGCGAAATTCGCTGAAGTCCAGGCCTGCGAATAGTTATCGAATTTCCATTCCTTCGGCAGCAGGGTTGTTCCTGTAGTCAGCTCCAGATTGGACTTAAGCGACCCGAAAAAGGCCAGAACAATCGGGAACACCGCAAAAGCCGCCACCAGAAGCAGGAAAATCCACAGCAGTACCTTGGACAGCAGCGCTTTGGTCTTAACCGAACGCTCAGCTTGTGCCGGAGTCATTTTCGTTTCCGCATGCAATGTGCTCACTGTACATTCTCCTCTCTTTTAATAGATATCATTCAGCTTCTTGGATACATAAAAGTAAACCAGAGTGATCAGACCGACGATAACCGCAGTGGTGAACCCGACCGCGCTCCCGTAACCAAACTGCTGGATGCTCGATCCTCCGCTCGATACAGGGAAAAACAGTTTATAGAGGTACAGATACATAACTTCCGTCTTGCCGTACGGCCCGCCCTCGGTCAGCACCATAATGCTCTCGTAGCCTTTCAGAGAGACGGTAATCGCCAGCATGATGATCATTTGCAGCACAGGTCCCAGCATCGGAACGGTAATGCTCCACATCTTCCGCAGCGGCCCCGCGCCGTCCAGGGAAGCGGCTTCATAAAGATCCTCCGGAATATTCTGCAGCCCGGCAATAAAGAGCAGCATATAGTTGCCGACCGCACCCCAGATTGCGATAATAATCGCCGTGATTAAGGCGTGCTTGGCGCCCAGCCAGTCTATGGGAGCGGATACAATTCCCGCGCCCATGAGCAGCTGATTCACCATTCCGTTGTAAGAGTTGAAAATAACGTAGAACACAATCGCCATCACCGAAGCACTGATCACGGTAGGCATGAAATAAATCGCCCGCAGCAGCTGGCGCCCCTTCAAGGCGCGGTTGAGAATTACCGCCAGTACAAATGACAGCGGGATGGTAATCACAAGTTTGCCGCCTGCATAGATGAAGGTGTTGACCACGGACTGCCAGAAATCCTTATCACGGAACAGCCGCTCGAAATTATCCAGGCCGATGAAAAGCGGTGTGCCGAAGCCCTGATAATCGTAGAACATGTACTTTAAAGCCCAAAAGATAGGGTACACCCCAAAAATCAGCGTCAGAATCAAGCTGGGCGCTACAAAGGTCCAGGCGTTTATTTGACGTTTCGTTTCATTCATTGATTGTTCCTCCTGTCATTGGACTTGCGCTTCTGTCCTAATCATACGTCCCTCTGTGCATACACAGTTAGGGAGAAACCGACTGCGCTAAGGGGGAGAATTTCACTTTTTCATTTAAAATAAGCCCCGAGGTCAAGACGTCACTTTGCCAGGCAGTTTTCAGTCGCTTTGTCCCCTCTGCTTCCTGTTTTTATCCATCCCTGATTCGCTCCCGGGACAGCTATAATTAAAGAAGAAAGTAAATAACAGAACAGGATTACAACTTCACAGGGAGGTTTGATTCTACCAATGAATTCAGCATATAACGGCGCAGCCGAAGCCCGCCCCTTCGGCTGCTATGACCGGGAACAACTGGGGGAAATCCGCAGCAGAATTGAACAGATTCCCGCAATTGCGCAGGAATACGCAAGACATCAGCAACTGTCCGGACAATTTGCCGCCCGCGAGGCGGCCGTTCCGCTTAGCGGCCTCGGTGTATTCCGGGTAGAACCCTTCGTCTTCAAAGTTCCCGCCGGGACCGCCTTCCTGAAGCTGGCTGTTCATGTCCGGGGACAGGGCGTTGCCCGTACCTGCGGCGTGCGCCTGACACATTCCCAGCTTGGACTGCCGGTGGCACTGATAAACGGCAGCTTCGGGGAGGCGCTGAACGGCTGGACCCAAATGCCGGGAAGCGGCAGTACCATTGTGCTGGAGCAACTGTCCGGCAGCGGAAGCGGCCTGCAGCCTTCCGGGGTGACTCCGGCTGGCGGCGTGCCGGAGGACCATGTGCGGAGCGTACGAATCAACAATACAGCGGAGGCAGAGTGGACGGTTCTACGTTATGAGGAGCTCCTGCCTGTATGCGCAGGGGATTATTACGGTATCCAGACAGAGCTTAGTCTGGAAGCCCCTCTTGTTAACGGCGGCATATACACCGGGGTTACTTTTCTCGATTCCGCAGGACAACCGCTTGGACTGGAGCGGCTGTCCCCGCTTTTCAACCGGCCCACGCTGACCAACTGGGCGTATCTGCTGGAGGCTGCCGGTGCGGATGCCAACCTTTATATGGTCTCGGGTGAAGAGCAGTATGCCGGGTTGGCCAAGCGCAAGCTGCAATACATGCTTGCCGATATGCGGCTTGGCATGGATATTTTCCGCCGGGACGGCTGGCATGACGACGATACCTACGGCGCTGTGCATATCGGCCGGGGGCTGGCCGCCGCCTCGGTCATCTATGACCAGATTGCAGGCAGCGGAGCGCTCGCTGCCGGGGAAACGGCGGCACTGCTCGCCGATTTCCGCTATATCGCGGCGATGATGATGGATACCGTCTACTACCGGTTCGACCTTACGACCTTCCCGGACGAGAAGGGCGGCAAGCGCAGCAACTGGAATGCCGACCGGGCAACCGGGCTCGGGGTCTATGCGCTCCTCTTCCCGCAGGAGGCCGAAAGCGGAGCATACCTGGAGCATGCCCGCTCCGTGATCGACTGGCAGCTCGCGGAAGTGGTTGATGCGGAGGGCGCATGGCCGGAAAATGTACGCTATCACGGCGCCGTACTGCACCGTTATTTCCTTTTCTTTGCCCTGCTGAGGCGCCTGAGGGGAATTGATTATTTCCGGCATCCCAAGGTAAAGGCGATGTACCGCTTCCTGATAGGCATCGTGACAGCAGAGGACATTATTCAAGGCGGCCCTTCCGGTGCGCCCGTTCTGCTTACTCCGGCTGTCGGCGATGCCAATGTGCAGGAACAATGGTTCCGCCTGCTCGGCTACGCAGCCCGATTCTATGCAGAGGAAGATCCGCAGCTGGCAGCGGAAATGATCTGGACCTGGAAGCACGGCGGCGCGCCCGTCCAGGATACCGGAGCCTTCCCGCTGCCGCTGGTCGCGCTGCTGTATCCGCAGCCGGATCTTCCAGAGCAGAAACCTACTCTCCGCTCCGTACATTATCCAGGCATCGGCTATGTCATCTTCCGCGGCGGAGAGCAGAACCTGCAGCATTATGCCATTTACGAGGCTTCACCGCTGACCTATCACGCCCATCATGATGAAGGCCATTTCTCCATCTGGGCAGATGGGGTTCCCCTGACGCTGGATGCCGGAACCGGCGGCTATTACAACGGGGACCGCCACTGGTATGTGTCCGGAGCCGCGCATAACGTCGTCCAGTTCACCGGTGAAACGGGAGACATTCTGGACGGTCCGCTGCAAAGCGTCTGCCGGGAGGTCTGCTTCTCAGAGGAGCTGGATTATGCAAAAAGTCTCATTCCCGATGCGCGGGCCGGAGAATATGAGCGGCATTTCTTGTTCATCAAAGCGGGTTTTGACGCTTATCTGGTCTGGGACCGGATTGAGGGTGGGGCAGACAGTGTCTGGAATCTGCATACGCTGAGTACGGAGGCCGAAGTCACGGAGCAGGCCATTGACGCTGTAGGCTTAGGCGGCATGCGGCTGAGCACGCATATCGCCGAGCCTGCCCTTCCGGTCATTACGACCGGAGAGGGTGCCGTAGGCGGAGCGTACCCGCTGGCCGCGCAGCAGCATTTCCGTGTGCACGGCAACGCTGGTGAGGACTATGTGGTGCTGCTGCATCCCCGGGCAGCAGCGGCTCCCGCACTCCGGCTGGAGCCGTTGGAGTGCGAAGAAGCCGGAGAAGGCGTCCGCTTGTATAAGATCGCCCGCGCAGACGGCGTTTGGTGTGTCGCCGCCATCAACGGCTCCACAATGACCCGCCGCATCCGCGTTCCCGGCGGAGTACCGCTCAGGCTGCTCGGCACAGCAGAAACGGCTTTGGCTGGAGGGGCAGTGGCTGGTTACACAGCGGCCCAAGCTGCGGAAGCCGGAATTTCGCAGGCTGGGCTGACATTTCTCGAGGACTCGGAAGGAGACATCCTTTACCTTGAGCCTGGAACAATTCAGATTGCCGCCGCGAGGCCCATCAATTGCACTTGATACAGCAGAAAGACCATAACTTGGCCTAAAAACTGAATCTCCTGCACTTCGTGCAACAGATTCTTAAAAAAAAGGACTATTTCATCCAATACATCCGAAATCAGCTGCATGAAATACAACAGATTGAGTTTTACCGCAGTCTAATACTTATTCTGTTGCATGAAATACAATCATCCTAAGCATCCGGCGCTGCTGCCTCAATTACTGCCCTTGTCAGGCAGCAATTGTATTGCAAATCCAACTATCCTAAGGAGGAAATAGACATGAGCAATCTTGGAGTATGGGAACCGGCGGAGCCGGGCGTCAAACGCTGCATCCTGAATGCGGCAGCCAGTCTGATGATGATGGAGGTTCATTTCGAAGAGGGAGCCGAGGGCTATGAGCACAGCCATCCGCATGAGCAGATGAGTTACTGTCTGCGTGGAAGCTTTGTGTTCCGCATTGATGGCAAGGAGTACTGCATAGGAGCAGGCCAGAGCATTGCCATACCGGGAAATGCCAAACATGGCGTGACTGCACTGGAGGCAGATTCAGCGCTGCTCGATGTCTTCACTCCTATCCGTGAGGATCTGCTTAAGCGCTAGGTTGCAACCATTGGATCTGCGGCAAATTACACCTAAATAAACCACGCCTGTCCGGCTGCCCGGACAGGCGTGGTTTGTTTTATTCCAAGTTGGCATGCTTGCCGAACATCTGCGTAGTGGTCTGGCCGGTCTGCTCCATCATCCGCAAAATCACAGCATCATAGAAGACGAGCAGGGTCTGTTCAAACAAGGAGGCCATAGGCTGGATGGTGGCGCGCTCTCCGCCGTTCTGTTCCTTCGGAGAGCCCGGCAGCTTCACTGTATAATCAGCCAGCTTACCGATCGTCGACTCCGGCGCAATGGTCACAGCGGCAACCGCCGCGCCAAGCGCCTTGGCTTTCTCCGCCATCGCGAGCAGACTCTTCGTTTCACCCGATCCCGAACCAAGCACCAGAACATCGCCCGCTTCGATTCCCGGCGTCACAGTCTCGCCGACTACATAGGCCTCTTTGCCGGCATGCATCAGCCGCATAGCAAAGGCCCGGCCCATCAGCCCCGACCGGCCCGCCCCGGCGACGAATACCTTGCCGGAGCGCAGCAGCAGCGCTGCAAATTCCTCAGCTTCTGCTGCATCAAGCTGCGCTGCCGAGCGCTGCAGCTCCTTCACTATTTCCTGTGCGTAGCTAACGGTATCCATACGAGCCTTAGGCCTGGCTCACAAGGCGTTTCATTTCTGCCGCCGCTGCCTTCTGGTCACTTTCACCGGTGATGCCGCCGCCAACGATAACGAGGTCAGGTCCAGCTGCAATGACTTCCGGCAGTGTGCTCAGCTTAATCCCCCCGGCAATCGCAGTTTTAGCCCGCTTCACTACGCTCTTGATCGCATGGAGATCGGCGAAGGAATTTTTGCCTTCGGCCTGATGATCATAACCGGAGTGTACACACACATAATCCACACCCAGTGCGTCCACTTCAGCGGCTCTTGCCTTGATATCCTTGACGTTGATCAGGTCAACCAGAATCTCTTTATTCGTCTTCTTGGCTTCCTCAACGGCACCTCTAATCGTCGAATCATCGGAAACACCCAGCACGGTAACGATATCCGCACCCGCCTCCACGGCCTTCATCACTTCATAACCGCCTGCATCCATAATTTTCAGATCAGCCAGTACGGTCAGCGCCGGGAAAGCTTCTTTAATGGCCTTCACCGCGTGCAATCCTTCATTAATAACAATCGGTGTGCCGATTTCCACAACATCAATAAATTCGGCCACCTCCGAGACGATTTCCTTGGCTCCGGCGATATCCACAAGATCTAATGCTAATTGTAGCTTCATATGATAAATCTCCTCTTTAGTGTATTTTTGTAAGTGTTGCACTAAGTGTAAGTTCATACAGCCCAAAAGGGAAGTAGGCACTTTATTGTGATGTAGTTACCTGGAGGATACTATTGTGCTGCGCAGAGGCTTAAATGATGCCAATCTTGAAAGAAATTCATCCAATTTTTCATTATTTTCGTAAAAATACTGCATTTTCATAAAAGCTGTGCTAACATACATTTTGTTTGGGACTAAAGCATTTACATTAGTACGGGCAATAAAAATAAGAAGGTGTATTATGGAGCAAGAAAAACATCAAGAGTTCAACCTGATTAAGCTGACCTGGCCGATTTTCCTGGAGCTATTCCTGTTCATGCTCATGGGCAGCGTCGATACATTTATGATCAGTTCAGTATCGGACGATGCCGTATCCGGCGTGGGTGCAGCGAATCAGATTATAGCTATAGCTATTCTAGTACTCAGTGTAATCGGAAACGGCGCAGCCATCGTCGTCTCCCAATATCTCGGTTCGAAGAAACCGCAGGAAGCGGCTAATGTAACCGGAAATGCAATTACGCTCAATCTGGCCGTAGGCCTCATTCTAAGCGCAGTTCTGCTGCTGTTCGGCGGAAGCCTGCTGACTGCGTTGAATGTGCAGGGCGATATCCTCGTCTATGCCAGAATGTATATGAACATTGTCGGAGGCGGTATTTTTCTGCAGGCGCTGCTTAACGCGCTGGCGACCACAATCCGCACGCACGGCTTCACGAAGCAGACGATGATGGTCTCCCTGCTCATGAATATCATTCATGTGGCCGGCAACTACATTCTGATCTTCGGGCATTTCGGCTTGCCTGCAATGGGAGTACAGGGTGCGGCCATTTCCACAGTGCTGAGCCGGCTGATCACGCTGGTACTATTCTTCCTGCTGCTGTACCGGATCGTGGAGGTAAGGGTCAAATGGACCTATTACATCCACCTCTCCAAAAAGTACGTGCTGCAGATTCTCAAAATCGGCATTCCGTCTGCTTTTGAATCCATTACCTATCAATCCTGCCAGCTGGTATTTACGCTGTATATTACGTATTTGGGCGCTGAAGCGATGGCCACACGCCAATACGCGCTGAATATCTCGAGTTATATTTTCTTGTTCAGCGTCGCAGTATCCATGGGCACCTCGATCATTGTTGGACATTTGGTCGGTGCAAAACGCCCCGAGGAAGCCTATTCGCGGGTATTCTCCAGTGTGAAGTGGGCTCTGCTTGTCACCGTAATTATGGATGTCATTGTTATCGCCTTCCGTGTGCCGCTGTTCGGACTTTTCACCGACAATGAGAGCATTGTCCGGATGGGTGCCCAGGTCATCCTGCTCAGCTTCTTCCTGGAGACGGGACGCACCTGCAACCTGGTGATCATTAACTCTCTGCGGGCCTCGGGCGACGCTAAGTTCCCTGTTTATATGGGGCTGATCTCCATGGTCTGCATGAGTCTGCCGCTTGGCTATTTTCTGGTGTTCACGCTTGATCTCGGCCTGGCCGGGGTATGGCTGGCCACCGCTTTTGACGAATGGGTAAGAGCCGTGATTATGTATTTCCGCTGGAAGAGCAGAGCCTGGGAGAAACACGGGCTGATCCAGCATGATGCAGAGACACCGGTTACCCCCTCCCCTGCTGCAGCACATTAAGTATTCCGCAAGATGAAACAGCTTATATCTTGAAGAAGGCGGTTCGCCAAGGTCTTTTCGACCTGACGAACCGCCTTTTTTCATTTATAATGATTCCATAAAAATACATAACAGGAGACGAGGCCGCATATGACCACACATTCACCGAAAGAAAGTGAAATTGAACATTTCAATGCCCTGGCCGCCGGGTGGAACAACAGCGAAGAAGCCGTTGCACTGGCACAGAAGGTTGTCCAAGCTCTGGGCATAAAAGCAGGGCAGAGCCTGCTGGACGTAGCTTCCGGCACCGGTGTCATACCCGCTGCGCTGCACAAGCTCGGTATCCGCCCAGGCCGCTATCTGGCCCTCGACATCTCAAGTGCGATGCTGGAAGCGCTGCGGGAAGGCTATCCTGAAGCAGAGACGCAGTGTGTTGACTTCGAAGATCCCTTCACTTGCGAATCCGGCTTTGATTATGTGCTGATCTATAACAGCATTCCCCATTTCGTAAATCTGGAGATGCTGTTCGTCAACGCGGAGCGCAGTCTGAATCCCGGCGGTACATTTATGATTGCCCATTCCAGGACCAGGCAGGGACTTAAAGAGCATCATGCGCGGATTGGCTACAGCAGCATACGTGAACCGATTCCTCCGGATCAGGAACTGATAGAGCTGGCTGGCCAGCATGGTTTTGACGGGATTACGATTGAGGATGAAGAATTATACCGCTTCTCCTGCACACGCGTCAGCCTTTAACAGAACCGGCGGCAATGCCCTCGACTATCCGTTCACTCATAATCAGGAACACCAGCAGAATCGGCAGAATGCTGATCATCAGCGTGGCACCGATCGCCCCCCAGTCTGTAGTATACTGGCCGATAAAATTCTGGACCCCTACGGTTAGCGTCTTGTATTTATCAGAGCTGATGAATGTGTTGACGAAGATGAACTCGTTCCAGTTGTAGATCATATTGATAATGGCTGTTGTCGCCAGCACGGACGAAGTCATCGGCAGCACAATCTTAAAGAACATTCTGTTCACCGAGCAACCGTCAATAATTGCCGCCTCCTCCACTTCCTTCGGCAGCGCATAGTAGAAGCCAAGCAGAATCATAATCGTTGTGGGCAGGTTGAACGCCACATACGACAGAATGATCGACAGCGGATTATCCGTTAAATGCAGCTTCAGAAACATACTGAACAGCGGAATCAATGTGGAATGGACAGGGATCATCAGCCCGACCATAAACAGGCCCAGTACCAGTGATCTGCCCTTCCAGATCATGCGGGTCACGGCAAAGGTGACGAAGCTGGCCAGCAACACCGTAAGCACCAGTGCAACCGCCGTGATCCAGACGCTGTTCAGAAAATACTGTCCTATATTTCCGTTGACCCATACATTTTCATAATTGCTCCAGTGCGGATGCGCCGGAATGGCGAATGGAGCCATGTTGAATACTTCCTGATTGTTCTTCAGTGAGAAAATGAGCAGCCAGACTAGCGGCAGCACCTGGATCACAGCTACGGCGATAAGGGCGAGGTACATAACGCCATAACCGGTTCTGTGCAAGAGCGGTACCCCGCTGCGCTGCCGAATCGGCGGGTAGCCCGCAGCGGCTTGAGTTCTCATGATAGGCTCCTCCTTTCAAGGCGGGCAATATTTAAGAATACTGGATCGTATCTTTCGAAGCAGTCGCCTTACGGATCAGATAAGTGGCCACCAGACAGATCAGCAGCAGGAAGAACCCGACCGCGCTGCCATATCCGAAGTCAAAGCTGCGGAAGGCCTTGTGATACATATAAGATGCCATAACTTCACTAGCCCCGTTCGGTCCCCCGTCAGTCATGACATAAATGAGATCAAAATATTTCAGCGACCCCACCACCGACAGCACCACCGTCACCTTAATCACCTCACTGATCAGCGGCAGCTTGATCCGGGTGGCGATCTGCCAAGGATTGGCCCCGTCTATCCGCGCGGCTTCCATCAGCGATTCGGGAATGTTCTTTAAGGCAGCATAATAAATCAGAATATAAAAACCGGCATATTGCCAAATAATCGGGATAAACAATGCAATCAGCACGATCGAGGGCTCAGCCAGCCAGGACGGCGGATTGTCGACCCCGAGAGAAGTCAGCAGGCTGTTCAGCACACCATTGGTGGGATGATAGATCTTCATCCACAACTGCGCGATGGCTACGGAAGACAGCAGCATGGGGATCAGGTAAATTTTGCGCAGCAGATTTGCGCCCTTGATTTTGCCGGATAAGACCAGAGCAATCCCTAGATAACCGATGAGGCTGATGCCCGAGAACAAAGCAAGCAGCAGGGAATGCAGTGCACTTTGCCAGAAGGCATTGTCCCGCACCAGCTCCTTATAATTGTCCAGTCCGATGAATACCATCTTGCCGATGCCGTCCCACTGGTTCAGTCCATAATAACCGGTCAGGACAATCGGAATATAAATAATGCCCATGATGAGCAGCAGGGAAGGCAGCACATACAGTGCGATCACCAGCTTGTTGGACATCACTTTCGCCATGGCGCAATCCCTCCTTTCCTTCCTGAAATACTCGTATTAAAGGGGGCGGAAGTCCCCGCAGCCAACCTGAGGCTTCCGCTTCACACTCTATTCTTAATTGCCTTTCTCTACAGCTTCTTTATGTTTGGCGGCGAATTGTTCGGGGGTTACCGCCTTGCCGAACAGCGCCTGAATCATATCCAGGTGGACTTGTGCAGCGCCCGGTTTCATTTGCACATCGGCAAACAGCGTGATGCTGCTGGCATTGTTCAGCTCATTCAGCAGATCTACATACAGCTGAGGCAAATTGCTGTTCGCTGTATCGACCTTGGTAGCCGGGATTACGCCGGCAGTGGTAACGGATTCTTCACCCCACTTGGAGACAAAGTACTCCACAAACGCTTTAGCCTCTTCCTTCACCTTGGAGGACTCGGCTACGAACAGGCCGACACCGGGACCGCCCACCCAGCTGTTGATGTTGCCCTTGCCGCCATCAACGGTCGGGAATTTGAAGAAGCCTACCTTGTCCTTGAATTCCTGCGGAATATCAGGGTTTGTCGTAAAGTTCGGAAGCTCCCAGGTACCCATCAGGTACATAGCCGCTTTTTCATTCATGAATTCGGACTTGCCTTCATCGTTGGACAAGCCGTTG carries:
- the hxlB gene encoding 6-phospho-3-hexuloisomerase, producing the protein MDTVSYAQEIVKELQRSAAQLDAAEAEEFAALLLRSGKVFVAGAGRSGLMGRAFAMRLMHAGKEAYVVGETVTPGIEAGDVLVLGSGSGETKSLLAMAEKAKALGAAVAAVTIAPESTIGKLADYTVKLPGSPKEQNGGERATIQPMASLFEQTLLVFYDAVILRMMEQTGQTTTQMFGKHANLE
- the hxlA gene encoding 3-hexulose-6-phosphate synthase, coding for MKLQLALDLVDIAGAKEIVSEVAEFIDVVEIGTPIVINEGLHAVKAIKEAFPALTVLADLKIMDAGGYEVMKAVEAGADIVTVLGVSDDSTIRGAVEEAKKTNKEILVDLINVKDIKARAAEVDALGVDYVCVHSGYDHQAEGKNSFADLHAIKSVVKRAKTAIAGGIKLSTLPEVIAAGPDLVIVGGGITGESDQKAAAAEMKRLVSQA
- a CDS encoding MATE family efflux transporter, producing the protein MEQEKHQEFNLIKLTWPIFLELFLFMLMGSVDTFMISSVSDDAVSGVGAANQIIAIAILVLSVIGNGAAIVVSQYLGSKKPQEAANVTGNAITLNLAVGLILSAVLLLFGGSLLTALNVQGDILVYARMYMNIVGGGIFLQALLNALATTIRTHGFTKQTMMVSLLMNIIHVAGNYILIFGHFGLPAMGVQGAAISTVLSRLITLVLFFLLLYRIVEVRVKWTYYIHLSKKYVLQILKIGIPSAFESITYQSCQLVFTLYITYLGAEAMATRQYALNISSYIFLFSVAVSMGTSIIVGHLVGAKRPEEAYSRVFSSVKWALLVTVIMDVIVIAFRVPLFGLFTDNESIVRMGAQVILLSFFLETGRTCNLVIINSLRASGDAKFPVYMGLISMVCMSLPLGYFLVFTLDLGLAGVWLATAFDEWVRAVIMYFRWKSRAWEKHGLIQHDAETPVTPSPAAAH
- a CDS encoding class I SAM-dependent methyltransferase; amino-acid sequence: MTTHSPKESEIEHFNALAAGWNNSEEAVALAQKVVQALGIKAGQSLLDVASGTGVIPAALHKLGIRPGRYLALDISSAMLEALREGYPEAETQCVDFEDPFTCESGFDYVLIYNSIPHFVNLEMLFVNAERSLNPGGTFMIAHSRTRQGLKEHHARIGYSSIREPIPPDQELIELAGQHGFDGITIEDEELYRFSCTRVSL
- a CDS encoding carbohydrate ABC transporter permease, translated to MRTQAAAGYPPIRQRSGVPLLHRTGYGVMYLALIAVAVIQVLPLVWLLIFSLKNNQEVFNMAPFAIPAHPHWSNYENVWVNGNIGQYFLNSVWITAVALVLTVLLASFVTFAVTRMIWKGRSLVLGLFMVGLMIPVHSTLIPLFSMFLKLHLTDNPLSIILSYVAFNLPTTIMILLGFYYALPKEVEEAAIIDGCSVNRMFFKIVLPMTSSVLATTAIINMIYNWNEFIFVNTFISSDKYKTLTVGVQNFIGQYTTDWGAIGATLMISILPILLVFLIMSERIVEGIAAGSVKG
- a CDS encoding carbohydrate ABC transporter permease, producing MAKVMSNKLVIALYVLPSLLLIMGIIYIPIVLTGYYGLNQWDGIGKMVFIGLDNYKELVRDNAFWQSALHSLLLALFSGISLIGYLGIALVLSGKIKGANLLRKIYLIPMLLSSVAIAQLWMKIYHPTNGVLNSLLTSLGVDNPPSWLAEPSIVLIALFIPIIWQYAGFYILIYYAALKNIPESLMEAARIDGANPWQIATRIKLPLISEVIKVTVVLSVVGSLKYFDLIYVMTDGGPNGASEVMASYMYHKAFRSFDFGYGSAVGFFLLLICLVATYLIRKATASKDTIQYS